In the Plasmodium chabaudi chabaudi strain AS genome assembly, chromosome: 13 genome, one interval contains:
- a CDS encoding fam-a protein yields MNKRYITIALTLLSLAGYMQNVAFASETASDGAAEPANQTSVFDEYDDDMICENLEEASIALDHAKDSSTLLLKLAENMDGYSINPSENENIPIYSKKIGNIDIGMIHVTIPSASKYTDVINTIWDYNDKQKVDDIFIIGYLARVYTPFLVIMEQSSIYKTIRNTRKRFAVAAKIKVSNDTTVIVCPTRTINFFGTIVKKTNLIEFLENTKPIETYINAEKALAKLGSNIAGYIIKHRDDNVEVTYINAICERRNFNINKIDRDIIYATILDLVEQM; encoded by the exons GATTGCTTTGACACTTTTAAGTCTCGCAGGATATATGCAAAATGTAGCATTTGCAAGTGAAACTGCTTCAGATGGTGCTGCCGAACCAGCAAACCAAACATCTGt ATTTGATGAATACGACGACGATATGATATGTGAAAACTTAGAAGAAGCTTCAATAGCATTGGATCATGCAAAAGACTCATCAACACTTTTACTAAAACTTGCTGAGAATATGGACGGTTACTCGATCAATCCTtcagaaaatgaaaacataCCTATATATTCTAAGAAAATTGGAAATATAGATATTGGAATGATTCATGTTACCATCCCATCTGCCTCTAAG tACACTGATGTAATAAATACTATCTGGGATTACAATGATAAACAAAAAGTggatgatatatttattattg gaTATCTTGCTCGTGTATATACCCCATTTTTAGTCATAATGGAGCAAAgtagcatatataaaacgaTTAGAAACACCAGAAAAAGATTTGCTGTAGCCGcaaaaattaaa GTATCAAATGACACAACTGTAATTGTGTGTCCTACAAGaactataaattttttcgGTACTATCGTTAAAAAAACTAATTTGATCgaatttttagaaaatacaAAACCAATCGAAACTTACATTAATGCTGAGAAAGCATTAGCCAAATTGGGTTCTAACATAGCCggatatataattaaacaCCGAGACGATAACGTTGAAGTTACTTATATCAACGCT ATTTGTGAGCGTAGAAATTTTAACATCAATAAAATAGATAgagatattatatatgcaaccATTCTAGACTTAGTAGAACAAATGTGA